A genomic stretch from Fodinibius salinus includes:
- a CDS encoding DUF349 domain-containing protein — protein MNRTMEDSQQTSEYVYEDEQVFLTDQNNLFLKEGLEGEQKLCEVSADAVEDKVAELKNVFADLEQRIHESLEKESLTGDDIAGLREDVKTTVAIGNFNKLMDKIEDYESDLDESDAAEKEIANSEAEPEEKPEAEQEDTAAENTDEGSKPPESSETENDEEPQDDGSGESPDHQEATSETEEDSSDDDSLDYYREIVDKAQDLSKQSDWSYVSAELDELSRKWSDGPDVESDEVKKLFEKFNKAVDTFEDRREEHYEQQEKKRQQNLEKKKKLLKEFEGIVSNETWTATRRVSQMKSQWNSIGQLPSDKGEGLDERFEELVDTFDDHKVDRLVQKRQQEEDNLMGKLTVLEKMERVAENINHETTEWEEIAEKFEDLTKQWKEIGKVPREKSDEVWERYKKAQDNYYDQKYKYDPDHQSKVDRFSHKKEKICEEAEQLVEMDDIATAARKVNKLHHRWKKVGNLPQRLEDKLWNRFKSATDAFNEKKANNQDKIEEQEEEHYQQKLELIDKANAVKDTDDFEKGHSKMQSFMDRWKKIGPVPRKKSNKIWKKFKGAMDEFYDRRREHFKEVEEERKENLERKKELLEKLHELGQHEDPIEAVDIAKEVQEKFKNVGYVPIEKKNEMWKKYREACDVIYDRMRAAKSGDKFDQELAKANLDQEDRNEIQKLRKKYKKLKKEVRSLEKEAIRYKEKKTYFTPSGDGNSLLDEVDEKIASAEEKIETKEEKMDELTKKMDLIRRDSGD, from the coding sequence ATATGAGGATGAACAGGTATTTTTGACAGATCAAAATAATCTATTTTTAAAAGAAGGACTCGAAGGAGAGCAAAAGCTTTGCGAGGTGTCTGCCGATGCTGTGGAAGACAAAGTTGCAGAACTGAAAAATGTGTTTGCTGATTTGGAGCAGCGTATCCATGAGTCGTTAGAGAAAGAATCACTCACTGGAGATGATATTGCAGGATTAAGAGAAGACGTTAAAACCACAGTAGCCATTGGCAATTTTAATAAACTTATGGATAAGATTGAAGATTATGAGAGTGATCTCGATGAGTCCGATGCTGCTGAGAAAGAAATAGCAAATTCAGAGGCTGAGCCTGAAGAAAAGCCAGAAGCAGAACAGGAGGATACAGCAGCTGAAAATACAGATGAAGGATCTAAACCCCCCGAGTCATCAGAGACTGAGAATGATGAAGAACCTCAGGATGATGGGTCTGGTGAGTCTCCAGATCATCAGGAAGCAACTTCTGAAACTGAAGAGGATTCTTCAGATGATGACTCTCTTGATTACTATCGTGAAATTGTTGACAAAGCCCAGGATCTTTCAAAGCAGTCGGATTGGTCCTATGTGTCGGCGGAGCTGGATGAGCTGAGCAGAAAATGGTCTGATGGGCCGGATGTAGAGTCTGATGAGGTAAAAAAGCTGTTTGAAAAATTCAATAAAGCCGTTGATACTTTTGAGGATCGCAGGGAAGAACATTACGAGCAGCAGGAAAAAAAGCGCCAGCAAAATCTGGAGAAGAAGAAAAAACTACTTAAAGAATTTGAAGGCATCGTCTCCAACGAAACATGGACAGCCACACGGCGTGTTAGCCAAATGAAGAGCCAGTGGAATAGTATCGGACAGCTGCCATCAGATAAAGGAGAAGGCCTTGATGAACGGTTTGAAGAGCTTGTCGATACTTTTGACGATCACAAAGTGGATCGGTTGGTACAAAAGCGCCAGCAAGAGGAAGACAACCTGATGGGTAAGTTGACGGTGCTGGAAAAGATGGAACGGGTTGCTGAGAATATTAATCATGAGACCACTGAGTGGGAAGAAATTGCTGAAAAATTTGAGGATCTCACCAAACAGTGGAAAGAAATAGGAAAGGTTCCACGCGAGAAATCCGATGAGGTTTGGGAACGTTATAAAAAAGCTCAGGATAACTATTACGACCAGAAGTATAAGTATGATCCTGACCACCAAAGCAAGGTAGATCGTTTTTCACATAAGAAAGAAAAAATTTGTGAAGAAGCAGAGCAGCTTGTAGAAATGGATGATATTGCTACTGCTGCACGGAAGGTTAACAAGCTTCATCACCGATGGAAAAAAGTGGGTAATTTACCACAACGGCTTGAGGATAAGCTTTGGAACCGATTTAAGTCTGCGACAGATGCGTTCAACGAGAAAAAAGCGAATAACCAAGACAAAATTGAGGAGCAGGAAGAAGAGCATTACCAGCAGAAGCTAGAGCTGATTGATAAAGCGAATGCGGTAAAGGATACCGACGACTTTGAAAAAGGGCATTCGAAAATGCAAAGTTTTATGGACCGATGGAAGAAGATAGGTCCTGTACCGCGGAAAAAATCAAACAAGATCTGGAAAAAGTTTAAAGGGGCGATGGATGAGTTTTATGATCGCCGCCGTGAACACTTTAAAGAGGTTGAAGAAGAACGGAAAGAAAATTTAGAGCGTAAGAAAGAACTGCTGGAAAAACTTCATGAGCTCGGTCAGCATGAAGATCCCATTGAAGCTGTTGATATTGCCAAGGAGGTGCAGGAGAAGTTTAAGAATGTGGGATATGTACCCATCGAGAAGAAAAATGAAATGTGGAAGAAATATCGTGAAGCATGTGATGTAATTTACGATCGCATGCGTGCAGCAAAATCGGGAGATAAATTTGACCAGGAATTAGCTAAGGCAAATTTAGATCAGGAAGACCGGAACGAAATACAAAAACTTCGCAAAAAGTATAAGAAACTAAAGAAAGAAGTTCGGAGTTTAGAAAAAGAAGCGATTCGCTATAAGGAGAAGAAAACATATTTTACTCCTAGTGGCGATGGTAATAGCCTGCTTGATGAGGTGGACGAAAAAATAGCATCAGCAGAAGAAAAAATTGAGACTAAAGAAGAGAAGATGGATGAACTTACTAAAAAAATGGATCTCATCCGCAGGGATTCAGGGGATTAG
- a CDS encoding MBL fold metallo-hydrolase, producing the protein MGERDERIALTFWGVRGSTPCANSENMEYGGNTTCIQLRIPKSDEVVVLDSGTGIRNLGNKLVKHSGNISGRIFITHPHWDHIQGFPFFKPIYDSDNDFTIHMPKQGDMGCKEILSGHLTKTFFPVTLEMIDANLEYITQLSAPEEYDGYTVEFMKAKHTVDTAAYKIHVDGSTIVFCPDNELKEGTSFFNEFKLFCQDADVLIHDGQYNRQMYKNRHGWGHSAWEIVADFARKAGVRNLFITHHDPDSTDYELATLDKKLHSQFGRDFESIQLAKEGAKILI; encoded by the coding sequence ATGGGTGAACGAGATGAGCGAATTGCTTTGACATTTTGGGGGGTTCGCGGTTCTACGCCTTGTGCAAATAGTGAGAATATGGAGTACGGGGGTAATACGACCTGTATTCAGCTTCGAATTCCAAAAAGTGATGAAGTTGTTGTTTTAGATAGTGGAACGGGTATTCGTAATCTGGGAAATAAGTTAGTTAAGCATTCGGGAAATATTTCCGGACGTATTTTTATTACTCATCCCCACTGGGATCATATTCAGGGGTTTCCTTTCTTTAAACCTATATATGATTCGGATAATGACTTTACAATTCATATGCCTAAACAGGGCGACATGGGTTGCAAAGAAATATTGTCCGGCCATCTGACAAAAACCTTTTTCCCAGTTACGCTCGAAATGATTGACGCCAATTTGGAATATATTACACAACTTTCAGCCCCTGAAGAGTATGATGGATATACTGTTGAGTTCATGAAAGCAAAACATACCGTTGATACAGCGGCCTATAAGATCCATGTTGATGGCAGTACTATTGTGTTTTGCCCCGACAATGAGCTTAAGGAAGGGACGTCTTTTTTTAACGAATTTAAGTTGTTTTGCCAGGATGCGGATGTGTTAATTCATGATGGTCAATACAATCGCCAGATGTATAAAAACAGGCACGGATGGGGACATTCAGCTTGGGAAATTGTTGCTGATTTTGCACGCAAGGCTGGTGTTCGTAATCTTTTTATCACCCATCATGATCCTGATTCAACAGATTATGAATTGGCAACATTAGATAAGAAACTGCATTCTCAATTTGGTCGTGATTTTGAGTCTATCCAGCTGGCTAAAGAAGGGGCCAAAATTCTTATATAA
- a CDS encoding TIGR04282 family arsenosugar biosynthesis glycosyltransferase, protein MSVTQDDLLLIFIKNPEPGTVKTRLARTIGDGPALKVYQKLLTMTREVAEKMPCRRQIWYSKYIDENDRWDSKQFEKKVQQGVNLGERMQYAFRKGFKSGADRIVIIGSDCADLQKHHLDNAFRKLQEYDVVIGPSQDGGYYLLGMRDYYPILFKDKEWSTGSVYQDTVEQAKKKKISLAALAELNDIDTESDMRESDVSLYQK, encoded by the coding sequence ATGAGTGTTACGCAAGATGACCTGCTTCTTATTTTTATTAAGAACCCGGAACCCGGTACAGTAAAAACTCGGTTGGCTCGTACCATTGGCGATGGGCCGGCTCTCAAGGTTTACCAAAAGTTGTTGACTATGACTCGGGAAGTGGCAGAAAAAATGCCGTGCCGGCGGCAGATTTGGTATTCAAAATATATTGATGAGAATGACCGCTGGGATTCCAAACAGTTTGAGAAAAAGGTACAACAGGGTGTTAACCTTGGTGAACGCATGCAGTATGCATTCCGGAAAGGTTTTAAATCCGGTGCAGATCGTATCGTAATTATTGGCAGTGACTGTGCAGATTTGCAAAAACATCACTTGGATAATGCCTTCAGAAAACTGCAGGAGTATGATGTTGTTATTGGCCCATCACAAGACGGAGGGTATTATTTGCTGGGGATGCGTGATTATTATCCCATCCTGTTTAAAGATAAGGAATGGAGTACAGGGTCAGTTTATCAGGATACGGTAGAACAGGCAAAGAAGAAGAAAATTAGTCTTGCAGCATTAGCAGAGCTCAATGATATTGATACCGAAAGTGATATGCGAGAGTCGGATGTTAGTTTATACCAAAAATGA
- a CDS encoding TIGR04283 family arsenosugar biosynthesis glycosyltransferase: MNISVIIPVYNEEQKIVQTIQAVRKRGRERIGEILVVDADSTDRTVERAQSVGASVVDASQKGRAAQMNYGAQQSQYEILYFLHGDTLPPPGFAKKIIHALRKGIDAGCFQLDFDRNHWLLSFYGWCTQFDINAFRFGDQSLFVHRDVFFTINGFHEDHLVMEDNEIVRRIKKRHVFAILDDTVITSARSYQRVGIVKLQLVFVFIYLLYFLGVEQEYLVSLKHIFLE; encoded by the coding sequence ATGAATATAAGTGTCATTATCCCTGTCTATAACGAAGAACAAAAGATTGTACAGACGATACAAGCTGTACGTAAGCGGGGCAGAGAACGGATAGGTGAGATTCTCGTAGTAGATGCTGACAGTACAGACCGAACAGTAGAGAGAGCCCAATCTGTGGGTGCTAGCGTTGTTGATGCTTCCCAGAAAGGACGTGCTGCACAGATGAATTATGGAGCACAGCAATCGCAATATGAGATACTGTATTTTTTGCATGGTGATACCCTGCCACCGCCCGGCTTTGCAAAAAAAATTATACATGCATTAAGAAAGGGCATTGATGCAGGTTGTTTCCAGCTGGATTTTGACCGCAACCATTGGTTGCTCAGTTTCTATGGGTGGTGTACACAATTTGATATTAATGCTTTTCGATTTGGGGATCAGAGCCTGTTTGTACATAGGGATGTATTCTTTACTATTAATGGATTTCATGAAGACCACTTAGTAATGGAAGACAATGAAATCGTCCGTCGCATAAAAAAACGTCATGTATTTGCTATTCTTGATGATACAGTGATAACCTCTGCCCGTTCATACCAAAGAGTAGGTATAGTAAAACTACAGCTGGTATTTGTGTTTATCTATCTGTTGTACTTTTTGGGCGTGGAGCAAGAGTATTTGGTTTCGCTCAAACATATTTTTTTAGAATAA